From Salarias fasciatus chromosome 12, fSalaFa1.1, whole genome shotgun sequence, the proteins below share one genomic window:
- the LOC115398782 gene encoding histone-lysine N-methyltransferase EHMT1-like: protein MEPSTGREGSLSGRRPSSPASRPPAAAKAHKVSITPFHCSPIIISSNASFRGRPGPGRGKRFSAPAGLFLSTAGRLATPLIRERLATASSGSADGMTLSSRTGRTPAEEETPEAPPVRPAGKKAWKATPVDPQESDGPRAEPQPDQNIQQKVSAASQKPPGAARGRKRKRKMGMYNLVPKKKVKTVKQHNKKEMKKSRAAAEHKPEAPPEDRQLPVVRSKPLKQEKEEEQAGPGGPVEYTELALDCLDLKAQVELLSPPLSDVAADAEVTESDLAEELPLCCCRMETPCGGGHVDQICMAMETADGTLSRCQRRAMKQEMMRPSNTVHLLVLCEDHRAGMVKHQCCPGCGLFCRAGSFLECRPYGNISHRFHWDCASILKERRFCPHCGEDATRAAQVTVPRAEPSPSVPRSNPGPSLPTAATLPSVPATPAVPQTLRAKKSSEPQRDRDDSPKRLKDEAPRPAERLPKESLENILTALDDENLKPKKVKYPARQLYVSAKQGDLQKVIHLLVNGKDPNFLMDGQNKRTPLHAAAAEGHHEVCHMLVQAGANLDMFDQEQRTPLMSACENNHLDTVKYLIRAGAAVGHKDVLGFTCLHLAAKLGHYNVIQHLLSKASKHINCQDDGGWTPITWAIEYKHVEVVLLLLGKGADVNIRDKEENVCLHWAALSGCDDIAQALLDARCDLNAINVHGDSPLHVAARENHLECVVLFLSRGADVSLRNVEGQTALDCCLTGSKVWAALNANKKLTDARRGRDCLGERVLSRDVSRGYESVPISCVNGVDGEPCPDNFKYIPDSCVTSPLNIDKDITRLQHCGCTDDCVSGSCVCGQLSLRCWYDSEGRLPQDFCQREPPVLFECNHACSCWRTCRNRVVQNGLRVRLQLFRTLNMGWGVKAMQDVPQGTFVCEYVGEIISDAEADKRENDSFLFTLDNKVGDVHCIDARLFGNIGRFINHLCEPNLLAVRVFTMHQDLRFPRIAFFSSRNIKAGEHIGFDYGDHYWRVKRKYFSCQCGSPKCRHSAGGR, encoded by the exons ATGGAGCCCAGCACTGGTCGCGAGGGGTCTCTGTCCGGCAGAAGACCCTCCAGCCCAGCCTCTCGCCCCCCCGCCGCTGCTAAAGCACACAAAGTGTCCATTACCCCCTTCCACTGCTCTCCCATCATTATCAGCAGCAATGCCTCGTTTCGCGGCAGGCCAGGGCCGGGGCGGGGGAAACGTTTTTCGGCGCCCGCCGGCTTGTTTCTAAGCACGGCGGGGCGTCTGGCCACACCCCTCATCAGAGAGAGACTTGCCACTGCTTCTTCAGGCAGTGCGGACGGAATGACTCTCAGCTCCAGAACAGGCCGGAcgccagcagaggaggaaacaccTGAAGCGCCTCCAGTCAGG CCTGCAGGGAAGAAGGCCTGGAAAGCCACTCCGGTGGATCCCCAGGAGTCTGATGGTCCCAGAGCTGAACCTCAGCCTGATCAGAACATTCAGCAGAAAGTCTCTGCTGCATCACAGAAACCTCCGGGAG cggcgagggggaggaagaggaagaggaagatgggaATGTACAACCTGGTGCCCAAGAAGAAGGTAAAGACTGTGAAGCAGCACAATAAG AAAGAGATGAAGAAGAGCCGCGCTGCAGCGGAACACAAACCCGAGGCTCCTCCAGAGGACCGACAGCTTCCAGTGGTCAGGAGCAAACCTCTaaagcaggagaaggaggaggagcaggcgggGCCGGGCGGCCCTGTCGAATACACAGAGCTGGCTCTGGACTGCCTGGACCTCAAGgctcaggtggagctgctgtcgccTCCCCTGTCAG ATGTAGCAGCAGATGCTGAGGTGACTGAGTCGGACTTGGCGGAGGAGCTGCCGCTCTGCTGCTGTCGTATGGAGACGCCGTGCGGCGGCGGCCACGTGGATCAGATCTGCATGGCCATGGAGACCGCTGATGGAACG CTGAGCCGCTGCCAGAGGCGAGCCATGAAGCAGGAGATGATGAGACCCTCCAACACGGTGCACCTGCTGGTGCTGTGTGAGGACCACCGGGCCGGCATGGTCAAGCACCAGTGCTGCCCCGGCTGTGGGCTCTTCTGCAGGGCG GGCAGCTTCCTGGAGTGCCGGCCGTACGGTAACATCTCCCACCGCTTCCACTGGGACTGCGCCTCCATCCTGAAGGAGCGCCGCTTCTGCCCGCACTGTGGCGAGGACGCCACGAGGGCGGCGCAGGTGACGGTGCCCCGGGCCGAGCCCTCGCCCTCCGTGCCCCGCTCCAACCCGGGGCCGTCGCTGCCCACCGCCGCCACGCTGCCGTCTGTCCCCGCCACGCCCGCCGTGCCGCAGACGCTGCGAGCCAAGAAGAGCAGCGAGCCGCAGCGGGACCGAGACGACAGTCCCAAGAG GTTGAAGGACGAAGCTCCACGTCCTGCAGAGAGACTCCCCAAAGAGTCCCTGGAAAACATCCTGACGGCCCTCGATGATGAAAA CCTGAAGCCAAAGAAAGTGAAGTACCCCGCCAGGCAGCTGTACGTCTCAGCCAAGCAGGGCGACCTGCAGAAGGTCATCCATCTTCTGG tcaaTGGGAAGGACCCCAACTTCCTGATGGATGGTCAGAACAAGCGCACCCCGCTTCACGCCGCGGCAGCCGAGGGTCACCACGAGGTCTGCCACATGCTGGTCCAG gcCGGAGCCAACCTGGACATGTTTGACCAAGAGCAGAGGACGCCGCTGATGTCCGCCTGCGAGAACAACCACCTGGACACAGTGAAGTACCTGATCAGAGCCGGGGCCGCCGTCGGCCATAAG GACGTCTTGGGCTTCACCTGTCTCCACCTGGCAGCTAAACtgggacattacaatgtcatcCAGCATCTGCTCTCCAAGGCTTCCAAGCACATCAACTGCCAG gATGATGGAGGCTGGACCCCCATCACCTGGGCCATCGAGTACAAACACGtggaggtggtgctgctgctgctgggcaaAGGAGCCGACGTCAACATACGGGACAAg GAGGAGAACGTGTGTCTGCACTGGGCCGCCCTGTCGGGCTGCGATGACATCGCTCAGGCTCTGCTGGACGCCCGCTGCGACCTGAACGCCATCAACGTGCACGGAGACTCGCCGCTCCACGTTGCGGCCAGAGAAAACCATCTGGAGTGCgttgt GTTGTTCCTGTCTCGCGGCGCTGATGTGTCTCTGAGGAACGTGGAGGGCCAAACCGCTCTGGACTGCTGCCTGACTGGATCCAAAGTGTGGGCGGCGCTCAACGCCAACAAGAAGCTCACCGATGCCCGCCGAGGCCGAGACTGTTTGGGAGAGCGAGTGCTCAGCAG aGACGTCTCCCGGGGTTACGAGTCTGTCCCCATCTCCTGTGTCAATGGTGTGGACGGCGAGCCGTGTCCCGACAACTTCAAATACATCCCCGACAGCTGCGTCACGTCGCCGCTCAACATAGACAAGGACATCACCCGCCTGCAG caCTGTGGCTGTACTGACGACTGTGTGTCcggttcctgtgtgtgtggacagctCAGTCTGCGCTGCTGGTATGACAGC gaggGTCGTCTCCCTCAGGACTTCTGCCAGCGCGAGCCGCCGGTGCTGTTTGAGTGTAACCACGCCTgctcctgctggagaacctgcaggaaccGAGTGGTGCAGAACGGCCTCAG GGTGCGGCTGCAACTTTTCAGGACGCTGAACATGGGCTGGGGGGTGAAGGCCATGCAGGACGTTCCTCAAGGAACCTTCGTCTGCGA GTATGTCGGGGAGATTATCAGCGACGCCGAGGCTGACAAACGAGAGAACGATTCCTTCCTCTTCACGCTCGACAACAAG GTGGGCGACGTCCACTGCATCGACGCCCGGCTGTTCGGGAACATCGGCCGCTTCATCAACCACCTGTGCGAGCCCAACCTGCTGGCCGTAAGAGTCTTCACCATGCACCAGGACCTGCGCTTCCCTCGCATCgccttcttctccagcaggaacATCAAAGCCGGCGAACACATCGG GTTTGACTATGGTGATCACTACTGGAGGGTGAAGAGGAAGTACTTCAGCTGTCAGTGTGGCTCTCCCAAGTGTCGCCACTCAGCTGGAGGCCGATAG